aaggacaaaagaaaacataCCCTCCTTTGGACTGCTGGGAgattgaaaaaaacaaagcaaaacaaaacaaaacaaaaaaaccacaactggGAATAAGCTCATGGACACAACTCTAAGTAGACAAGAAAACAAGGATCTCCATAGTCTtctgaaaactgttttcttttcaattagCAATGCCCTGTTAAAAATCCACTCCCTTCAAgatgaagcagaagcaggtggccaGGCAGGCTGAGGCTACTCACCATCATGTGGTAGTCTTCATGTCCTTCAATAGGTTCACTGACCACGTTTTTAATGGAGCCCATGGGCAGTTTCTCAGTCCGCTCTAGGTTGAAAGAATGATAGCAGTTACTCAAAGGTCTACCTGTCCCAACTCCTCCTTGACCACAGCATTTCCTCCCACACCAGGGCTGGCTGGATGTATAGTAACTCAGTTGGGAGGTATCACACCCTCTGGGGATGAGGGATGACATCTTCTGACCAATGCACCTACAGCCTAGTAGGGAGCTGGGAAATCTGGAGCACCAAATGGAAAACAGGGTTTGGTGATGGTAGAGTAAAAGTCCCAGGACACATTTACCcctctttttattagttttaaagtCTGATGATTAAAAAACACCTCAAAACTCCTCTATGTTTtcataacccaaacccagaatcAGCTACCGTTTTGAACACCTAAGAAAGGCAAAGTCAAGAGGCCCACAACAAAGAAGCAACAGGAGGGAGAAGTATGCCAAGCTTCCAAGGCTACTGCCTGTGCCCAAACTTACCAAACCCTCTATAAACAGAACTGCTTGTGGTGGCCTCTCAAAACATTTACGCCATCACCTCTTAACACTGGAGACATCAATGATCGATCACACAGGGCAGAGAACATTTTACAAGTTTAAGGATGGCAGGAAAGAGGAGGCAGCCATGAAACAGGCCTTCAGTGAAATGAGTCACCTGCAGCAGACAAGTGTAATAGTGTGGAGGCACGGGAATCTGTGCCACAGGAAATAACCCAGGAAGCACCAGATACCTCAAGTACAGGCAGGCATTGTCATAAAACTGTTAAATCAAGGTGGAAAAAGACTCCTTATAGCCTTTGCAGAAAGAAAGATCTAGAGAGGCAGATAAGTAAACAACTAAGTTACCAAATGGAACTAGAAATTTAAAGAGTCCTGGGCTCTGGCCTTCCCAGTGACATCCAAGTATTGTACTTCCACAGGCCTTGACTTCAGAAAACTTGGAATGGGGAAAAGGGGTCTGAACATGTCTACTTTGTGATTCTAAAACAGCAGCCACACACAGACAAGACCAGCAGCATCCTTAAAATTAAGACTTTCAAAATACTTTTCACCTTGAAATGTCTAGAGATTTCATACAATCAGAGATTTCTGACTTTTCCTCCAATTCCAAAGACTGGACAACCCAAAGAGCACACAGCAAATAATGGCAATCAATTAAGCTTTGACTGTCCTACAAGCAGGGTGGGGCAGCTGACCACAAGCCTAGTATGCTCTCCTGGGCAGCTCCATAGTctcaccctgcttcttcctacaCAGGCAAGAAAAGGTTGTGTGTGGCAGTCTTGAGGGTCCCTTACTCAGCAAAGTACCCATTGAGAGGCCAATTAGCTGCTGGGATAGTCACTTCATAGCAGCTTCTTGCTGAAGTGAAGACAAGCCAATGGCTTTTAGCCAATTCCCAGAACAAGCTGTGCTTCTCCAAGTCCTTTTGATGCTAGATGACAGGCCTCCTGGGCACACAAGAAGAACACTTACCCTCCCCTTGGGCTACTAGAGACATTGATAAGGAAGGGTTTAGCTCAGAATGAAGAGCTCGGCCTTATCAACCATGAAAGGTACAAGCTCATGGCCATGCAGTAATGGAAGGAGTTCTCAAACAGCTCAAATCTCAGTGCATCAGGACACTTCTAGAGCTCTGCCCTCACACTAAAACAGGAAGCTAGTTGCTTTCAGAagcttaaataaaatctttaagccaggcatgatagTTCATGCCTAaatccagtactcaagaggctggaGCAGGACAATCAACAAAAGTCTGAGGCCAGGCTAGGTTATAGTTTcctcaaaaacaccaaacaacATACACAACTTCATGGTAAAAAACTATTCCAAGGATCCATTAAGCACTACACTTGAGCCCTACCTAAACCCCTTGCCTGCACCTATCCTCCTGGACATGATGGCCTTCCtagactagcctgggcaactGCTCTCAATCTGGGCTGCCAGCAAGCAGAGACGCCCAGCTACAGAAGAGAGCCATGTGCATTAGCAAGGAAACGCAATAAATAAGATGAAGCAAGATCACCAAGAAAGCCCACAGGCAGGGCAGCTAATCATTGGCAAAGGAGATGATATGACAGGCTCTCTAGAACAGAATGTTCGCGCAAAGCCTTCAAAAGCCACTGGAACACTAGAGAAACCTTTTAATACCTAGAAAATTTGATCTGATCATGCAGTTAAGAGTTGATTATAAAATGAACAACATAGCCATCACAAAATGAGAAAACTCAAGCCCTTTCAACACTTCAACCTATTCATTTTTAAGAATCCCTAGGGTTGAAACAGTGATCTGTATTCTAGGTTCCTATTTTAGATAATAAAAATCACACTACACTCCCCACCAACCTGCCCTTGGTTCCATTTTCTGCAACCTTCCCTTGGAAACAACAAGTAAGTTTCTGATGATGGGACCTCTATTCGCCTCTTTGGCATTTACCTCGAACACCGAACACCTACAGTGATGGCCAGAAACAGGTGAATTAGGCATGTTCGGGTCCCTCCAGGAATCTAACAGGGACAGACAAGTCGGAGAGTAATGAGTGCTCTGGAGACATCAACAGAGTGCTAAAGGAGCAGAAGCAactcaaaagaaacagaagttcaAGTGGAGGGTTAGGGAGATGTAAGGAAGGCTTCATTAGGAAAGTGCATCTTGGGGGTGGGGTCTTGGAAGAAAGACTATTTATTAATCCCAAGGACTGAGAAGACATTCCAGGATAGGTCCCAGCAAAGACAAGAGCTGTGCAAAATATGAGCTGGGAAATTCAAAAATGTACCTCATATACATGAGGGCTGACAGAGCAGGCCAAGGATTTAAAATGGAGTATGATTAAACATCGAACCTGCCCTTGAAGAACTAAAGGTTTAAAGGCCTATgaaccagaccaaaaaaaaaaaaaaaaaaaaaaacaacaacaacaacaacaaaacaaaacagtacagCAATGAGGACCAAAATAATAGAAGGGGTCAGGTAAACAGAAACTTGCTCCTGatgcaacttttaaaaagatgctAGTAGCCTTTACCAGTACTGAGGAATGGCAGAGACAGGGACACAGAGCAATTCTGGAGTGTTACCAACAAGATTTGATAACTAGCCAAGAGTGAcagtgcatgcatttaatcccagtactcaggaggcagaagcaggcggatctgagtttgaggttaatctggtctacagagcaagttctaggacagccagggttacatagagaagccctttgtcaaaaataaataaataagccaacaaacaaacacaattagGTAACCATCAGGGGAAGGTGGAGTAGGGATGACCAGAGATACTCCCCAGGAACAGCAAGGCTGAACCAGATAGCTGCGCAGGCAGGGTGTTGTTGACAAGAGATGAGGATGTATATGAAGGGCAATCATCAGGCAAAGAGGCAATTCTAGGTGGCAATTAGGGAACCTTCGCTTCTGGAGTCAAACTGACCAACAGAGAGGGGCCACACAGGCACCATAAGCCAAGCTAACTAAACATTAGACAGGGCCATGGGGACTGTGTTGCATATTACTGCTTAGTCACAGCTCCTCAATGCTACATGAAGAGTGCAGGCTCCAGTGACCAGATCTTCTGACAGTTTCTAAGAGAAGCTCCCCATTCATTTCAGGGAAATCTCATTTGTACAACTACATATATACCCATAAAACCCTTACCTAAGGACCAGATTTTGGTCATATGCTTGGGATCTCTTGGTTTGTATGTTAACTTAAGGGCCAAGATTTGAAGGATGGTCTCTGGGATCAGActgaaaagaaagagggggatgGGGCCAACCAAGAGGCAAGCATGTAAAGACAAAGTCAAAAGCTAGGAAGACACAAAGCACGGGGAACAGAGGGGCTCCAAATGAAAGGCAGAATCGTGGTCAGGAGTCAGTGCTGCTGGGCACTAGAGGCAGGCAGGGTTCCAGGATGCCAAGGAGGCTGAGAGAACTGGAGTACCTTTAGTGCCGATCCACAGCTGGTCTTGCTCTAGCTTAAAGGTGAGTCTCACTTTCCCTCCAGATTTATTATACATGCCAGACAAGGGTACCGTTGGCAGGCGCTCCTGGAGGCACAAGAGCACAGTGAGAAAGGAAGGGACAGTAGGGCAGAGAGGGAGGTGAGACAGAACTTGAGGCCATGATTACAGGAATCTTAGACTGTGGAACCAGCTTCTTTTAAGGACTCAAAAAGCAGGCCAGCTTACCTGGGCACCCTTAACAGATGGCATCACATCTTCAGGTTTTCCTTTGTCCAGCACTTTCCTGTGTTGCTACAATATAAGCcagaacaaagaggaaaatgagaCAGCCTACTACATTTGAGCCAGGTTTTTATCGTTTGGATAGACAGGATGAAGCAGTCTTAATGTTTGAAAGTTTTTAGTATCAACAAACTACAGATCCCATGACACTACAGAGCAAACGTGTTCAAGGGAGTTTATGTTGATAATGAAATGTTCCTTTACCTGTGCTAGCCAGTGACTTCTCAACTTTATTTAGGCTTAACTCTCCATGTGCAGCCACCATATTAGATACAGAAGTTCCACACACTAAGTAGGAGTTCAAAGGTTCTTAAATCAAATGTTTTACTCCCACCTCTCCAGTGAAAAAACTAACCATTAAGTTAACAGACAGGAAAAGACAGCAACATCTGTGTTTTTCAACTCCAAAGAAACTACGAATTGCCTATACAGATATAAATGCCAAGCAGGGTCATTTGTCCATTATTATGGAGAGCCAGACTATGGCAGAAGTCTTCCTCTACCCCACCctcaacccagccacaaagaaTACCCAAGGAGCcatattttgaaaacagaaatgctGACTCCTCCTATGCCTTACCACTAAGAAGCCTCCAagccccctcctcctgccttccactTCAGCGCTCAAGAGTTCCAAAGCTCACAGTCCCTAAATGCCTTCATCTCATCTCCTTTACATCTGTGGCTTTACAGGCACAGTAGCTGTTTGGTACAGCTGGAACTATAGGCCAATAAATGGGCCACGGGTAAAACAAGTCAAATGCAAGCACTAACAGGCAATGAGCCAACCCAAACCTTCACTGGCATAGCAGAACACCGTGGTAGGGATTGCTAGCAAAGGGCTGCTGCTGACATCAGCCTCAGATTCTGAAACACAACTGATCAAAAGCCTAATGAGGGAGTGGAGCCTCATTAGGTCGTGTTATGCCTCATAACCAGTGGCATCACCAAAGCAAAGCACCAAAGAGTGGCAATATATTTGAGTCATGCCTTATAAGTACCTTTGGGAGAATTGTCCCTGCACAGTGGTGAACAGTTCTAAGCATGTTAAGCTATCATTAGTAACCCAAAACCTGTATTTACAAGGCAGGTTACACACTAAGGCTGTGACAGGAGAAAATACTCACATTTCCTTCATAAATGTGGCAGGGGAAGACAGAAAATACCAATGACCCCAACGGATTACAGGAAATTAGGATCCCATATTTAGGAATGAAAATGGCTCATACAAATACTTACTTTTAGATGATAATTCAACTTTACAATTCTTATCTAAAACTCTATAGAGGTGCTGCTCTACAGTAGAGCATGCGTTATCTATTGacaaggtcccaggttcaatccccaacaccaaatacaacacaaaacaaatacccTAGAGAAAGATGTTTTAAACTTCAGAGTACATAATATTCTCTATGGTATCTGGAGTAGCAACTTGTCACCAAACAATATTTCTTTCAAACACATTAGTATTTCCATCAAAAAAACGttaagaggggctagagagatggttcagtggttaagatcacgggctgtacttccagaggtcctgggttcaattcccagcaaccacatggtggctcacaaccatatggaCCTATaatggatccaatgccctcctctggcgaGCAGAGGAACATGCAGACagagtactcatatacatacatatgtacttttttaaaaaaagtgtaatTGTCCCCACAATTCTGTTCAATTTTGCtgccaaatttttaaaaatactttttggtTATGAAGTAAACATGGATTATGGATATCTAACATAAAACCATCTTTCTCCCATGATTGGAACTATGCCTTTAGTGTCTACTGGCCCTATATCTAATGTTGGTTCAAGTCAAATCTACTCTGGTAAGGACcgattaaattaaaaatacatggtAAGAGACTGAGGGATAGCTCAGTATAGAGTTCTTGCCTACTACCATGCATAAAACTCTAGGTTCAGTCCTTTGTATcatggacacacaaacacatatgtataaacagacatgatggcacatgcccacAAACTCAgaactagggagacagagacaagaggattgtacaaagtccaggccagcctagtatcCAGATCAAGCTTCAGGCCAGTCTaaagagtgaaaccctgtctcaaaaacaaaaacaaaaagcacaaaaacGAGCAAGAGAGATAATATAAAAACTCAGGTTATATCATGGAGAAAggtcatatacacacaaaataaagtgtCAATATCTTCTTATTCAGTTTGGTTTGGGTTCCTGAGACGGTCAGTTTTAGGGGAACCTCTGAAAACTGTTGACTTCCATACCTATCCAGAATTGGGCTTTTTGAACttgagaagacacacacacacacacacacacacacacacacacaccccaaatgtgAGCAGTTGTAAGGAATAATGGCTTAATTCTAACACTGGTCATCTTCTCTGGCACTAAATAAAAGAAACCCATGTCTGGTTCCATTTGCTAACTAGCTCAAGTCTCCCTTTACAAAGGCCTTATCCTAACGCAGGAAGACTAAGGACACTGACCCACCAGATGACAAAGCTGCATATTTCAGGTAGCTGTCAACTCCACTCTGCTGCACCCAACTGCTCCATAAATTTCCATCATGGGCCCTGTCCAAAAAGGAGCTTATTCTAGGGAGAATGTAACCAGCCTCCAATTTCCCAGGACCAACAAGCAAGTACACAATGGACTCACCTTCTGCCTACAGAGGGGCTCCTTCTTGTTTTCTTCAGCCTTTGCATCCTGCTGGGCGGCATCTTTGGGGGTGTTTACTGCTAAAACATCATTTATAGTAGAGCCAACCACCATGATCTTGGCTCCACTGGTCACTTTTATTTCTCTCAACGTTTTATCTTCAGGAACAAGTCCCTTGTACATGACCTTCTGCATGGCAGGTGGGAGACCTTGACAAAAAGTGGAAGACAGTGAAAGGAACAAGCAGGAAATGTATGGACCCTCATCCTTctctaacaaaacagaaaatgaatactGGCTCCACTGGCTATCAGCTTTGTGAACTTGGAGGAACTCGGACCATCAAACCTATTTGATTCATAAGACTTGGTCCTTCTAATAGACTTAGAGTATTTAGAATTGTTCAATGTGTCTTAGCTATCATTCTCTCCAAGTTGTTCTTCAACCTTGTTCTCATTTAAATACTGAGAATGcccaagagtcagagatacagaAGCCAATAAGTTATTTTCTATGGCACTTACAGGCTACATGGGAAAAgcttaagaaagaaatcattttaagtaGCAaaccaatataaataaaaagaccaACTATGAATAATTGTGAAGGGCCACCATGACTGTCAATAGTAATGTTTTATGAACTTCCCTTACGAAACTTACCTACCTACTAAAAATAAATCCTGGCTACATCCTAGACTCATAGAGAATCTCCACAGTTAATGCCCAGGAACTGTACATTTAGTGAATGCCATGGGAGATTTTCACTCGCTTTGGTAGTTCAACATTAGACGGCTGAGCCTAATAATTCAGTTTCAAGCTTGCATCTCAGCTCCATCCCTCGGTAGCTCTCTATCATTATGGGTCCAATTTTCCCTCTCAGGTTAATAATGCACATGCAAATACTGACTTCAGAAAACTGCAGTGGACGGGGAGTCCATGCAAGGAAAACACAAGCAGTTCCAGCACGACGTAAGCAACATCAACtagaaggtggggggtggggaggtggaggcagttgGCTGTCAGCTCCTAGAATACCTGTAATGGAGTGAATCTTCTGCTTTAGCTCGGAACCCGTGCTGTCCAAAGGGACCTTCACGTCGTGCTTAGTCTTGTTCCAAATTATCTTCAGCTCCACCAGCTCCCTGCTCGCACCGCCGCCCGCGTCCTCGCCATTGCTGACCGAGGCCTGAGCCACAGGGTCCCCAGGGGGCTGGGCCGGGGCCGGCAGCAGGCTGCCTCGCGCGTCGCAGGAGTCCTcggccgccgcccccgccgctgCTTCGTCCTCTACGCAGTTGAGGGGCCGTGCGGGCGCCTCGGGGGTCACAGCCTCGGCCTCCGTGTCCATGCCTGCAAAGGGGTTAGGGGGTGGGCGCTCGCCGCGGGCCGGGCCTGCGACGAGAATAGGCCCGGGCGCCACCGCACGGCGGCTGCTGCGCCACCTCCTCCCTCTAGAGCCAGTACCCGTCCCCCGACCCCCGCGGCGCCCGCAGCTCTTCAGCCACCTACCGACCGCCTTCCCCTCCGCACTCACCATCCGGGGCTCCGGCCGCCGCCATGATGATTGTGTACAACACCCACCGCGCCCGCAGGGGCCGCCGGGAAGAAGCGAGCTGGCTGAGATTGGCCCCCGCAACAGCCCCTAATTTCACACAGCCTGGCCGGAAACAGGTGGAGGTTTCTATGGAGACCCGCCTCCTCCGCTTCCCGGGCCGGCCCCTGCCACGCTTTAGCATTCCCGCAGCCGAGGGGGGCGGGTCTGGGAAATGGCCGGCTCCCTGCACGCTGTCCCCTAGCGGCAATGCACTGTCCAGAGGGGGAGTGAGCGGCACAGATAGGCAGCCTGCGCCTTTAAGAGGCGGGGCCGCCCTCGCGGTGGCGGAAGTCGATTGGTCGGAATGAGTCTCCCCCGCCGCGCGGAAGTGACGCGCGGAGAGGCCCACGTGTGTGTTTCTAGTTCACATGGCGGCGCTCCTCGAGAGGCTTCTGCGGGCCGGGCCTCGCGCGGTGGCCCCAGGCCACCAAGTGGGACGGCGGGAAGCCGGTCTGGGCCCAGATCCCGGGGCCACGGTGCGAGTCCGCTTCGCTCCCAGCCCCACAGGTAATCCTGGTGGACGGACGCGCCGCATCCCTCCGTCCCGTCCCCGCCCCCCGGAACGTTCCAGAAACAGCCCCTTCCGGTGTCGGCGCGACCCCATTTTACAGGGACGGAAATGGAGGACTTAAGACCTGAATTGATTCAGGTTCTTGGGAAGTTTCTTTGTCGTATTGTCTCTGTTCTTCTTTCACGTACTCAGCGTGTAGTGCGTATAAATTGTGTCAAGTCCTGTGCACTAGAGTCATTGAAAAGTTAGGGTTTCCTGCTTTGAAGGAATCGGCATTCTAGTGGCCACGTCAAACACGTACAAGAGTTCTATTTGTCATTTTAGAAATGAAGCAGGATAGGGTACCCTAGAAGGCGTTGCTGAAGAGTTAACGTTTGTGTTGAGAACCAAATGTTAAGGAGACCTGCTTGACGCCTAAGAGGAAATGGCACAATGACCCGGGTTCATTGTTGCTGAAAGTCTAGCAAGCCAAAGGAAAAGAGGCCCAGTATATGCCCTGTTAGAAACACTGCCATCTTGCTGCGTGGCgggactcacgcctttaatcccagcacagacagacagaggcagagacaggcgaatctccgggccagcctggttggtctacagagagagttccaggacagccaaggctgcacagagaaactgtcttggaaaaccaaaaagaaagaaatactgtcATCACCTACCCTCCTCACCACAAGTTCCCAGCTTTCCTTTAGCTCAAGTCACCTTCGGCCCTCTGGACACTGAGCAACCTTTCATTCCAGGTCCAGGGTCAGCAGAAAAAGATGATTGTGACAGAGTCCCAGCTGCACAGGAGTGACACGTGACTTCTGGGCAGGCACTATAAGTCGTGGAGCTTTTTAAACTCTATGTGGTGGAAACCCAGGTTCCTAAGTACCAGTTGTGATTCTGTATTCAAGACTAATATAAATGAAACTACTAGGGGGAAAAATGAGTATCTGgaatacatacaaaacaaaagcttCGTTCTTTTTGTTAGTCTCAGTGGACATCAGATGGCTCTAAGTTTCCAAACCTCAGCTTTCCGTTTCTATGCTTACCTTCTGTGACCATGCACTGGGAGGCTCACCTTGTTTGAAGAAGCATTTATGTAGGGCACCAAGGCCTGGCATTTTCTGCTTTTGTCCATTCCTAGATGTGTCATTTTGGCAACATTATCTGCTCTGTTGATGTCCCACTTTTGCTGTTTGTCAAGCAGGGCTAATAATAGTACCTGTCTGATGGTTTTGAGCCGCTCAGCCAGATCTGCTGTGTGCAGTAGCCTTCACTGCAGTTATCGTTTTCATTGCTTTGCTCACCGGCAGGAAAAGCCCAATGGGAAGGAGTTGTCAATCAGTGTAGATCACTGTGATAGCTAAAATTAATTGAaggtttaaattttgttttttgtttgtttgtttgttttggtttgtttttatttggcaACAGTTTACTGTATCACCCTGTTTGCCCTTAAACTCACTCTAAAGACCATACTGTCATTGAACTTgtacaatcttcctgtctctgctttccagatactggagttacagacgtgAGTCACAAGATCTGTCTTAAAGTTCTCCTTTGGTCAACATTTAGGTATCACCACAGCCTCATGGTAAAGAAGGAtccaggtgtttttgttttgttgagagagGACCTTACTGtatgcctggctggcctggaacttgctgttagCTCAGACTCACACAGATCACCTTCAGAGTGGTCATTAAAGGCTCCCGGCACCAGAtccagcctgatttttttttttaagtcttactAACATCAGTAAATTAAAACTTGTGAAAGCTAAATGAATTCCTGACAGTTAGCAAATTCTTAATGCTGGAtggagaattcttttttaaatttcatgtatgGTGTATGTTTTCATGTTGGTATGAGAAAGAGTCGCTGAACCTGGTGCTCATTGATTCccctacactggctggccagtgagctgtaGGGACCTGCTTGTTTGCCCTCTGCCAGCGCTGGACTTGATAGCTGGATGTTtggcttttacgtgggtgctggggacccaaactctgcTTATCATGCTTATGCAGCAGGTACTTTATTGGCTTGAGCCATTTATCCAGCCCCTGGATGTAGAATCCAGCTATATATGATGTGAAGGGTGTTATTTTCAATTTCTGGTCTCTTCTGTCTTGAAATTCCTGAGGCTCAGTTCCACTGAGAACTActtgttttgtggttttgaaaTAATT
The sequence above is drawn from the Peromyscus leucopus breed LL Stock chromosome 1, UCI_PerLeu_2.1, whole genome shotgun sequence genome and encodes:
- the Ubfd1 gene encoding ubiquitin domain-containing protein UBFD1 isoform X3, with amino-acid sequence MLKRGRGRPGKRRRRVSIETSTCFRPGCVKLGAVAGANLSQLASSRRPLRARWVLYTIIMAAAGAPDGMDTEAEAVTPEAPARPLNCVEDEAAAGAAAEDSCDARGSLLPAPAQPPGDPVAQASVSNGEDAGGGASRELVELKIIWNKTKHDVKVPLDSTGSELKQKIHSITGLPPAMQKVMYKGLVPEDKTLREIKVTSGAKIMVVGSTINDVLAVNTPKDAAQQDAKAEENKKEPLCRQKQHRKVLDKGKPEDVMPSVKGAQERLPTVPLSGMYNKSGGKVRLTFKLEQDQLWIGTKERTEKLPMGSIKNVVSEPIEGHEDYHMMAFQLGPTEASYYWVYWVPTQYVDAIKDTVLGKWQYF
- the Ubfd1 gene encoding ubiquitin domain-containing protein UBFD1 isoform X1 — protein: MLKRGRGRPGKRRRRVSIETSTCFRPGCVKLGAVAGANLSQLASSRRPLRARWVLYTIIMAAAGAPDGMDTEAEAVTPEAPARPLNCVEDEAAAGAAAEDSCDARGSLLPAPAQPPGDPVAQASVSNGEDAGGGASRELVELKIIWNKTKHDVKVPLDSTGSELKQKIHSITGLPPAMQKVMYKGLVPEDKTLREIKVTSGAKIMVVGSTINDVLAVNTPKDAAQQDAKAEENKKEPLCRQKQHRKVLDKGKPEDVMPSVKGAQERLPTVPLSGMYNKSGGKVRLTFKLEQDQLWIGTKERTEKLPMGSIKNVVSEPIEGHEDYHMMARKMNWNGLWTFILSFVLLIKENITLAMRL
- the Ubfd1 gene encoding ubiquitin domain-containing protein UBFD1 isoform X2, with product MLKRGRGRPGKRRRRVSIETSTCFRPGCVKLGAVAGANLSQLASSRRPLRARWVLYTIIMAAAGAPDGMDTEAEAVTPEAPARPLNCVEDEAAAGAAAEDSCDARGSLLPAPAQPPGDPVAQASVSNGEDAGGGASRELVELKIIWNKTKHDVKVPLDSTGSELKQKIHSITGLPPAMQKVMYKGLVPEDKTLREIKVTSGAKIMVVGSTINDVLAVNTPKDAAQQDAKAEENKKEPLCRQKQHRKVLDKGKPEDVMPSVKGAQERLPTVPLSGMYNKSGGKVRLTFKLEQDQLWIGTKDSWRDPNMPNSPVSGHHCRCSVFESGLRNCPWAPLKTWSVNLLKDMKTTT